In Desulfosalsimonas propionicica, the DNA window TACGTATTTTCCGTTGGAAAGCTTGTACTGCTCCTTGATCCGGCCGGTGATCCACAAAAAGCCGTCCTGGTCAAACATGCCCCGGTCCCCGGTGCGAAATCCGCCGTCGGCCATGATGACCTCTTTTGTGGCCTCAGGCTGGTTGTGGTAGCCTTTCATCACATTGGGGCCGTAGACCACGATTTCTCCGTCCCCGGCGTCTTCTTCAACCACGGATTTGTCAATGGCCACCTTCTGGCCTTCGAGCACTTTGCCCACACTGCCGATTCTCCATGCACTACTGCAGTTCATTGAAACGGCCGGGGCGGTTTCGGTCAAGCCGTAGCAGTCGTAAATGGGTATGCCAATATCATAGAAAAACAGTGCGATCTCCTTGTTCATGGCAGCGCTGGCGGTCAGGGCGCCTGTGACCCGGCCTCCCATGGCCTCGCGGACCTTGGACAACACGGCCTTGTCAAAAAATCTGTGCTTGATGTTGAGCCACAGGCCGGGGGACCGGCCCTGTTCCACCAGCTCGTTTCGCTGCCGGGCAATTTGGCAGGCCTTGTCAAACAATGCTTTTTTGGTCTCTCCGGCATCTGTCATTTTGGCCTGGATGCCGTCATAAATTTTGTTGAAAACTCTGGGCACGGACACCAGGTATGTGGGCCGCACCAGGCGCAGGTCATCGCCAAGGGTCTGCACATCTCTCATAAAGCCCAGAGACCCCCCGAACTGAATCCAGTTGTTGAGCTCACCGCTCAAAGCATAAGAGTGGGCCCAGGGAAGCATGGACAGTCCCACCTGGTTTTCAGTGAGCTCCGGGTAAATGCGGTAGCCGGCCCTGGAACAATAGGTCAGGTTGCCGTGGGATAAAAGCACGCCCTTTGGCGCACCTGTGGTTCCGGAGGTGTAGATCAGAACGGCAATATCGTCTGGCCCCGGAATCAGGGGCTGGACCGGATTGGCCGCACCATCGTTTTCCAGGGCGGACAGGCTGTTTTTTCCTTCTGAGTCAATGAGATAAATGTTTTCCAGGCCCGGAATTTCTTCAGGGAAATGTTTGACCTTCTCATAAACCTCCGGTGAGGACACCAGCAGAAACTTCAGCCCGCTGTCTGCGATAATGTATTTCCATGTGGCCACCAGTTCCTTTTCATACATGGGGATATATCTGGCTTTTCTGCCGTAAGTGGCAAAGGCCAGCACAGCCCATTCCGGCCGGTTGGCGGCGATGATGCCCACCGAGTCGCCGGGCTCCACTCCGAGCCGTGCCAGCCCGCCGCGGGCATTGTTGATGCGCCGGTCGATTTCCCCGTAAGACATGGAATCGAGTCCGCCGGCATCATTATGCACCCAGAACAGGATATTGTCCCTGAATTTTTTTTCGCTTTCCTGCCACCACTCAACCAGGTTGTCCGGTTTTTCATATGTCCACATATTCACTCCGATTTTTTAATTATTGAACACGTTGTCAGTGCGATGATCACCATGACAATTTTTGGGAAAACTGCATATATGGCACAGATTGACCGGAAAATCAATTCGTAAACCGTTTGGAAAATAAATTTATGCCGCCTTGCTTTGCCATTTGCTGCGGATCAAGCCCGCAGATATCTGCTTGATGTGAATTGTAAGGGAAAGATCCGGCAGGGCTCCTCCGGCAATGGCATTATCACCGACTCCTTTGCCGGGCCAAACCTGCAAACTACAAGGTTTCAAAAGGTTTCTGCATCCATAAGAATCTGCCGCTGCGGGTCAATGACAAAATAGATAAGCCTGCCCTGCGCAAGAAAGCAAAGAAGATCCCGGAAGAACAATGGTCCGGAGGTTCAGAAATGGAACTCATGAATCCGGAGAAGGGTAAAAGCAAATCCCTTGACTGGAAATGCCGGTGCTAACAGTATCTGTTTCGTGGTCAGCAACGAAAAGGAAAATAAGGCGATTCGCGACGGTCAGGTAGTGTTTGAAGGGTCGTACAAAAATACTGCCTGAGTCGGCAATAATAAACCGTTAAAGGCATACAGTTATCAAAAATGATTTTGCCTTAAGCGCTTTCCAATCCAAATTTCACTTTTAAATGGGCTCACCGCATCTGTCACAGAAAAAAATCTTGTCATTCTCAGCCGTTTCTTTCTGGGTAATAACCCGGTGCCGGGTCAGTGGGACCCAATCCTCACCCTTCATGCAATTGGTGCAAACGACAGTCTCATTAACATAAATCGCCGCAATCTCATTTTGTTTAAAATCCATGGTACCTCCCTCTTTGATCCTCAATAACCAAAAGGTTGATTTTTCCGGGCTTTGCTCTACATCATCAGATCTTTCATGAGGTTTGATCATGGGATTGTAAGTGTTCAATCTTTGGTGAAAGCAGCCGTGTCCCTGGCTACACTACGATAACATTATTCCGGGTTCCAAAGATGTTGTCGCAGAGTTGATTGTTGGCGGGATCAATACACCAGTCTCCGTTAACCCGGAATTTATATTCATGCCGTCCCGGCTGGAGCATTATTGCTTTTTCCCAAAACCCGCCCGGTTTTCTTTTAAAATGATGTTTTTGTGGATTCCAGCCGTTGAAATCGCCGCCAATACACACTTCTTCAGCATCCGGTGCAGTCAGTCGGAAAACAAAGCGTTTGCTTCCTTTATTGGTATTTCTCACAATGCACTCCTTTTTTTCAGTTCATGAATATGATGTGCCGCCTTCTGATGAAATCCCTGAGAGGCGGTTAGCAATGCTTTTTTTGATTAAAACGTTTTTTATTGCCGATTTCAGACGGTCCACGCCATGGTGACCCATGTAGACAAGCGCGGGAAAGTCGGGAAATTGCTGCCTGAAATCAAGATAGGCGTTCCATGTTGCCGCGATGTCCGGGTGAAGGCTTATGACTGCAAGATTAAAGCGGGAAAGATCCAGTGAATTGAAATCATGCTTTTCGACGCCAATGAGTTGGACATCATAGCCATCCTCTTTTAATTCTGAGGATATGGTTTTCTCTTCCCGGGAACCACTGCAGACGATCAAAATTTTTTTCAATTTTCCCTTTCCTCCCTTTTGCTCAAGATTTTGCATCAGAGCGGCAATTGCTGCTTTTTGCCGAATTCAATGCAATTTGCCCCCTTTGGTGCAATTTGCCCGCAATGGTTCCCGATAAAAATCAATTTTTTTAAAGACAGGGCGGTCATGGGAAACTTTTTATGAAACACCTCCCGGCCGAACGCGGATACAGAATCAAGGGCTTCAGCCTTGATATAGATTTCTTTTAATTCGGAAGAAATGTCTTTTAGCGCACAAAGCAACTCCATTGCAGACATTCCGTCAAAATCTCCGCTCAGCTCTAAATCGATAGTGTTTTTTTTGTAAATACGCGCAATTGAAAAATTAGCCGCCATTTCAGAGCCCTATAGCTAAAAAATTTATGCCGAAAATTTAATTAAAAAATGGCATTTCAACGCTGAAGGAAAAACATATACAAAATTTGTACCAACACAAAAATTTAATCTAACTACTTGATTTTTAGAGTAAATAAAAAAGAATCGGCGGTGAGTATAAAAGAAGGTGTGGGAATAATTGTTCCCGAAAAGTAAAAAAGCGGCGATTTTTGGCAGGATATTCGGGGGCTCAATAAAATCGGGAATCATTTTTCTCAAAAAAAGATCAATCGATCCTGTATCTTTTCATCTTTTTATACAAAGTCCGGCGGGTGATTCCAAGCCGATCAGCAGCCCGCCCCCGGCGCCACTTGCTGTGCTCGAGTGCCGAGAGAATCAAATCTTTTTCATACCGGGCCAGTGCTTCCCTTAGTTCAACCGGGTTCTTTGTTGGCTTCGGCTGAGGAATTTCTGTCAATGATTTGGGAATATAAAACAAGCCAAGGGTAAAGTAGCGGTCAAGAACATTTTGCAATTCCCGCACATTGCCCGGCCAGTCATAGTTCTGGATGGCGTTGAGAATTTCTCCGGTGAGCGGGGCAAAGCCGGCCTGATCGGAATAAGCCTGGCGGAAGTGCTCGATAAGCAACGGCAGATCGTCGCGTCGCTCCCGCAGCGGGGGAATGTGTATGGGGATGACATCGATCCGGTAAAAGAAATCTTCCCGCATGACCCCGGTTTTGACCAGCTCGCTAAGGTTGCGGTGGGTGGCTGCAATCAACCGGATGTCTTGATAAACCGGGGTATTTTCGCCAACCGGCGTATAGCCGTATCCTTCAATAACCCGAAGGAGTTTGACCTGCATACCATGCCCGATTTCACCTATTTCATCCAGAAACAGGGTTCCTCCGTCTGCCATCGCCAGAAACCCTTTTTTATCTTGTTCCGCCCCGGTAAAGGCCCCTTTTTTATATCCGAAAAATTCGCTTTCAATAAGCGTATCCGGGATGGCACCGCAGTTGACCGCCACAAAGGGTGCATCCCGGCGATCGCTGTTTTCATGGATCGCTTTTGCCACCAACTCTTTGCCGGTTCCGGTTTCACCGTAAATCACCACATTGGAACCCGTTGCCGCGGCCTTTACAATCATGTCGTAAACACCCTGCATTGCGGGACTTTTGCCGATGATATCGCCGAACCGGAAACGCTCTTTCATGCTGGATTTCAGGCGGATGTTTTCCTTGTCCAGATAGGCCGCGCGCTCGGCAAGAGCGATTTCCTGGCGCTTGCGCTCCGTAATGTCAATGGTGAGGGCCTCAAGAGTGGAAACCCGGCCGCTTTCATTAAAGATGGGCGACAGAATGGTATAGTACCAGCACCCGGTTTTGGGGTTTTGATATTCCAGGCGCCCGGCCTTGCCGTCAAAAACCGAATCGCTGCGGCACCAGGGGCATGGAGAATCAAAGCCCCACAGGGCCTTGTAGCAAAATTCGCCTGTGGCGTCCCGGCCCATTTTATCGATAAGCGACTTGCTCATAAACTCGATTCTCAGCTGCCGGTCATGTGTGGAAATAAAGCCTTCGGCTGCTTCGATGATGGTTTGGAGCTTGGCCTCGCTTTGCCGGAGCGCCATCTCCGCTCGCTTGCGTTCAGTAATATCTATAAGAGAAACCACGCTCTGTGTAGTGTTGGGAATTATGTTGACGGTCAGATAGCCGTGGCGCAGTTCGCCGTTACGGGAAAAGAAACGGAACTCATAACTGAGGGGAGCTGCCCGGGGGTCACGCCTGCGCGAATAATGATTTTTTTTCATCCATTCCACATCATCTGAATGCACAAACTCGGTCCAGGATTTTTTCCATTCAAGTTCCTCCCTGGAATAGCCTGACAGTTTTTCAAAGTTGGAATTAACATGCGAAATGGTGGTATCCTGCTCAAGAATAAACATTGCCGAACCCGATGTTTCGAATATGGCGCGGTAGTAATTCTCAGACTGACGCAGGGCATCCTCGGCCTTTTTGCGATCGGTGATATCAATGCAGGAAGCGATGCTGCGATTGGTTCCGGGGATCATGTCCACGGCCACCAAAATATTTCGTTTTTCATTGCGGCGATTAATGAAACGGAACTCATAATGCCGTGGTGCAGCCTCCGGATTCTGACGCCGCAAATAATGATTTTCCTTCATCCAGGCCAAATCATCGGATTGAATAAATTCAGTCCAGAATTTTTTTCCTTCAACCTCTTGCTTTAAATATCCGGAAAGTTCTTCGAAATTAGAGTTAACAAGAGGAATTGTTGTGTCCTCTTCAATAATGAACATAGCCGTGCCGGAGGTCTCGAATATGGCACGGTAGTAGTTCTCAGACCGGCGCAGGGCTTCTTCGGCTCTCTTGCGCTCCAGGATCTCGCCGATTAAATGAGCTGCGGAATGAATTCTTTGTTTGGCCAGTTCAATGATAAAAGGGGGGCGGCTTTCATAGGCATTTGAACACGCGATTAAGTCTTTTACATCTACACTGTATTTTTTGGCCAGCTCTGACAATTTGTTAATCTCAGTTGGCGGGTCGCCGTAGCCGACATTAATCGTGCCGATTATCTCGCCGCTGGCAAATATCGGCACGGCATAAAGCCGGATTCCGCCTTCACACGCAACATCCACCGGAAGTTCTGTCTCTGCGGCCTGTTTTGCGGTTTCCCGGCATGATTCATGGCAAAGCCATCTGCCGCAGCTCAGGGCCTTTGAAAGGTCATCTGTCCTGCACAAACGATATGAAGCCTGATCCATGAGCCTGCACCAGGCAGAAGAAAATATGCCCAGGGCATAATCGCTGTTTTTTTCATAAACCGCAACCGAGGTTTCGAGCATATCCAGGAAATCGCCTACGATATTTTTAAGGGTTTCTTCTCCTACCGCATCAAGTATTTCCCGGCTGGTATTGAGTTGTGTCAAATCCCCGTAAGGCGGGACATAAGGCGTCCTTGAGGCGTGGTCTTCGGACAAAGGGGTTTTCTTTCGGCTGGAAAGCATCCACTCAATTTTTTGTAAGTCTTCTTCCATCCGTTTGCGGTCGGTGATATTGCGAATATTGCATTGCACCAACCTTGCCTTATCGACCATATAAATGTCGGTATAAATTATTTGCCCGGTCTTTGTCTGCACCGGCGCATCTTTGTAAGTAAGGATGCCGTCGGTTTCCAGTGCCTGCAATATTTCCCGGATGGTCCCGATATCTCCTGGAAAACCGATATCTATGACTTCTTTTCCATAAAGCTCATCATGACGATAACCCAACATTTCAGTGATGGCAGGATTGGCATGGATTATTTTTCCTTCAGCTTTTTCCAGAAGCAACATCCCGTCATTTGCCGTTTCAAAAAGCCGCCTGTAGCGTTCTTCAGACTCTGATAACAAGTTTTCCAGTCGTTTGCGTTCGGTGATGTCTTCTATGGCAAGGAGGATAAGCCGATCTTTTCCGGATTTTCTTTGAATTTCCCGGGCATTGAAAAGCATGGTGCGTCTGCCGATGCCGGCAAATACGTGTTCTACCTCGTAGTTATCAAGGGTTGTTTTTCGGGGAAGCAGGGTTTCGAGCAGTTGTCGCAGTTTGGGAATGTCCCACTGTTTGTTGCCCAGGTCATAGATGAACTGCCCAACGGTTTTTTCAGGTTTTACCTGAAAAGCGTCATAAAAGGAACGATTGGCGGAAATCACCCTTAAATCTTGATTCAGAACGATCAAGGATTCACGCACAGTGTTGATGACACTCTCTGCGTATTCACGGGCCTCTTCTTCTGAGATTTCAGAATCTGTCATTTCTTTATTCCTGTAAATTTTCTTTTGCGGCCCAAACACGATTTGATCTGGCGGATAGCCTTTTCATTCTCATCAGGTAACTGAAATAACCGGGAGCATAATATAGTGCAGTCTGTCTCGGCGGGAGGGCAGATTATATGAATGGCGGCATGAGACCGAGAACGTGATAACCACAATAGGTCTTTTTTTAAATATAACAACAGTATAGGTGTTTTGCAAAAACAAGCCCGCACACTCCGGCATGCCTCAACCTGTTTTGCAGCCATTGATCAGTTCATGGCCCTCTTGAGAAAAGCAAAGAAAAGAAGCACAATAAAGTCGGTTTTTGTTGCGGCGTTACCATTAAGAATGCCAATATCGGCCTGAATAATTGCCTTTGTTCTCAATTGACAACAATGTTTATTTTTTGCATATTTCTGAAACTAAAAAAGGGGGATAGATAATGCATAACGTTTGGGCTGATGTGGACAAAAACAGGATTTACATAACAGTCGGCAAAATCAAAGATGAAGCCGAGATGCAATCTTTTGTTGATAAAGCCAAATCCGAATGCGAGAAGTTGACAGACGGGTTTACATGTCTGACAGATCTGCGGGGTTATGAATATCAGGATGAAATATTTGAGAAATATATAAAGGAAATACAGGAATTTTTCTTAGCCCGAAATCTGTCAAAAGTTGCAAGGGTACATCGGTGGTCCGGACTTCTGGGTCATATGCAATTTGATTATGTATCCCTTGACTTAGGCTACAGCGGCAAAAATGTCACAAGCATCGAGGAGGCCGAAAAGATTCTCGATGGTGAAGAATGATAAAAAACCTGATTCATCATCAGATGGATATTGAGAGCAATCGTTTGGAAATATCAATTTGATCCGTTCGGACAATTATTGCCGCTGCACCACTATCACGCCTGCTGCCACTATAATCAGGCCGATGACGTCTGTTGACTGAAGCGTATCGCCGAATGCAACCCATGCCATTATCATGGTTACCGGCGGCCCCAAATAAAAAAGGCTTGCCACACGAGTTGCATCGAGTCGCGAAAGCAGCAACCACATCAAGGCATAAGCTGCCAGGGAGACGCCGAGAATAAGCCAAACCATAGCGCTCATAAACGTTGGTGCCCAGCGGGTCGCTAAACTCTCAAGACCTATTGCGGGAATCGTTGCTGCCAAGGCAGTCGCCAGACTCTGGTAGAAAAGCGAGATATCCACGGGAAGGCGATGGGCGCGGCCGTGCACTTCTATGTACCTTTGAAGCAGACTTGCCGCCGTTATCCCGACCACGGACCCGAACGGAATAAAGTACCCAAAAACGGATCCGGCATCACTTAGATTGGTCCGGGCTCCCACGGCAATAATAACTCCGCAAAATCCGATCAACAATCCAAACCAGCGGCTAAGGGGCGTATGTTCCCCCACAACGGGGCCGGACAAGGCGCCGGTGAGCATCGGCTGGAGAGCCACAACCAGGGCAACAATGCCTGCGGGAACACCTTGTTGCAATGAAAAGAGCACGCAGCCCAGCCATACACCATGGGCAAGAAACCCCACAAGCAATGCAATGGCGGCATCATAAAAGCCAGGCCAACGCAGCCGGCCGCTTAGCGTCAGGTAAATCAGAAGAATGCATGTCAGTGCCCAATAACGCCAAAACAGAAGAGTAAACGGTCCGGTAAACGGCAGACCATATTCCGCACCGATGAATCCCGAGTTCCAGAGAAGGACGAAACCGGCTGCCAGCCATGCCGTAGAGGAAACCATAACGCGGAATAAAAGCCCTCCTGTCCAAGAATTTTAAATCGGCCGTATCCATCCAAATATAACCACTTTTACAAAAAAATGGCAAAGCAATATCAATAATCGGGTTTTTTTATAGCAGTAAGCGGATAGAAGAAAGAGGTCAAAGTGCCTTTTTTGAAAATCCCACATTCCGAAAACCTGGTGCCCCCGGCAGGAATCGAACCTGCGGCACATGGATTAGGAATTTATAAAATTTAGCATTTTCGGCATATTACCACAAATTCCCTTGACTTCCCGGACAGTCCTTAGTATTTGTAATTATTATAAAGATTGTCTGTTTTTTAATTTTAAATGAATCGTAAGGAAAAAGCGGGAAAGTGCAAACTCCGGGGCAGGAGTGGGGCAAAAACGGGGCTGAGTTAACCCCGTGCCGGCTATTCTAAATTGCCTGTAAAGTGGGATGAGGGTACATGAACAAAAAGACAAAGTCTCCATTTCCGGGAGTCAGATACAGGGTCCATTCATCCAGGATCTATAATCGACAAAAAGACAAATATTTTTTTGTCCGGTACAACAAGGGCGGAAAGACGTTTGAGGAGCCCGTTGGATGGTTATCAGAGGGCATGACCGCTTTTGACGCAAACGAGATCAGGACCCGCATTGTTTCAAACATCCGATTGGGCCAGGCCCCTCAATCTGTCGCGGAAATGCGGGCGCTCGATGCGCAGCAGCGGGAACAAGAGAAACGGAAACAGGAGGCGGCCGCCCGGGAAAACATCACTTTCGGGACGGCCGCCCTTGAATACCTGAAATGGTCCGAAAACAACAAGAAATCCTATGCACAGGATAAAAGCCGGTATGATAACCATCTGAAGAAACGCTTTGCCGACCTTCCCATGAGAAGCATATCCCGTTTCCCCCACCTGGAATCTTTAAAGCGGGATCTTCAGAAAAAAGGCCGGGCTGACGCCACCATTTTTCAGGTATTGCAGGAGATTCGGGCCATATATCACAAGGCTATTGAATGGGGCTTATACAGCGGGCCGGTTCCTACTGATGGAGCGAAAAAGCTTTTTCCGAAAATCAATAATCAGCGGACCGGGTTCCTGTCACCGGACCAAGCCCTTGACCTGTTGACCCAGGCAAAGGCCAAATCATTTACGTTGTGGTGTCAATGTGTTCTGGCCCTTCATGCCGGCCTTAGATTCGGTGAAATTGCCGCCCTGGAATGGCCGGACGTTAACTTTAATGCGGATACCATTACCATAAGAAACCCCAAGGCCGGCCGGGACCGGGCTGTTTACATGAATGAAGCAATTTCTGATATGTTCCAAGAACTCATAGCCGTGAGGACCAAGAAGGGCAAGAGCTTCACAGGTTTGGTTTTCCCGGATACAAAGGGGCGGATACAGAAGCACGTTTCACGGTCTTTTTACGAAGTGACCAAGGACATGGGGTTAAACGAA includes these proteins:
- a CDS encoding DMT family transporter; the encoded protein is MVSSTAWLAAGFVLLWNSGFIGAEYGLPFTGPFTLLFWRYWALTCILLIYLTLSGRLRWPGFYDAAIALLVGFLAHGVWLGCVLFSLQQGVPAGIVALVVALQPMLTGALSGPVVGEHTPLSRWFGLLIGFCGVIIAVGARTNLSDAGSVFGYFIPFGSVVGITAASLLQRYIEVHGRAHRLPVDISLFYQSLATALAATIPAIGLESLATRWAPTFMSAMVWLILGVSLAAYALMWLLLSRLDATRVASLFYLGPPVTMIMAWVAFGDTLQSTDVIGLIIVAAGVIVVQRQ
- a CDS encoding PAS domain S-box protein — its product is MTDSEISEEEAREYAESVINTVRESLIVLNQDLRVISANRSFYDAFQVKPEKTVGQFIYDLGNKQWDIPKLRQLLETLLPRKTTLDNYEVEHVFAGIGRRTMLFNAREIQRKSGKDRLILLAIEDITERKRLENLLSESEERYRRLFETANDGMLLLEKAEGKIIHANPAITEMLGYRHDELYGKEVIDIGFPGDIGTIREILQALETDGILTYKDAPVQTKTGQIIYTDIYMVDKARLVQCNIRNITDRKRMEEDLQKIEWMLSSRKKTPLSEDHASRTPYVPPYGDLTQLNTSREILDAVGEETLKNIVGDFLDMLETSVAVYEKNSDYALGIFSSAWCRLMDQASYRLCRTDDLSKALSCGRWLCHESCRETAKQAAETELPVDVACEGGIRLYAVPIFASGEIIGTINVGYGDPPTEINKLSELAKKYSVDVKDLIACSNAYESRPPFIIELAKQRIHSAAHLIGEILERKRAEEALRRSENYYRAIFETSGTAMFIIEEDTTIPLVNSNFEELSGYLKQEVEGKKFWTEFIQSDDLAWMKENHYLRRQNPEAAPRHYEFRFINRRNEKRNILVAVDMIPGTNRSIASCIDITDRKKAEDALRQSENYYRAIFETSGSAMFILEQDTTISHVNSNFEKLSGYSREELEWKKSWTEFVHSDDVEWMKKNHYSRRRDPRAAPLSYEFRFFSRNGELRHGYLTVNIIPNTTQSVVSLIDITERKRAEMALRQSEAKLQTIIEAAEGFISTHDRQLRIEFMSKSLIDKMGRDATGEFCYKALWGFDSPCPWCRSDSVFDGKAGRLEYQNPKTGCWYYTILSPIFNESGRVSTLEALTIDITERKRQEIALAERAAYLDKENIRLKSSMKERFRFGDIIGKSPAMQGVYDMIVKAAATGSNVVIYGETGTGKELVAKAIHENSDRRDAPFVAVNCGAIPDTLIESEFFGYKKGAFTGAEQDKKGFLAMADGGTLFLDEIGEIGHGMQVKLLRVIEGYGYTPVGENTPVYQDIRLIAATHRNLSELVKTGVMREDFFYRIDVIPIHIPPLRERRDDLPLLIEHFRQAYSDQAGFAPLTGEILNAIQNYDWPGNVRELQNVLDRYFTLGLFYIPKSLTEIPQPKPTKNPVELREALARYEKDLILSALEHSKWRRGRAADRLGITRRTLYKKMKRYRID
- a CDS encoding glycogen-binding domain-containing protein; the encoded protein is MRNTNKGSKRFVFRLTAPDAEEVCIGGDFNGWNPQKHHFKRKPGGFWEKAIMLQPGRHEYKFRVNGDWCIDPANNQLCDNIFGTRNNVIVV
- a CDS encoding tyrosine-type recombinase/integrase; the protein is MQEIRAIYHKAIEWGLYSGPVPTDGAKKLFPKINNQRTGFLSPDQALDLLTQAKAKSFTLWCQCVLALHAGLRFGEIAALEWPDVNFNADTITIRNPKAGRDRAVYMNEAISDMFQELIAVRTKKGKSFTGLVFPDTKGRIQKHVSRSFYEVTKDMGLNEGVTDPKQRISFHSLRHTYGSQLAMQGYPIQLIQELMGHHSLEMTARYSHFSPGLRQEAAKSLANLFKEESGEQTSQGDVISMQENK
- a CDS encoding AMP-dependent synthetase/ligase gives rise to the protein MWTYEKPDNLVEWWQESEKKFRDNILFWVHNDAGGLDSMSYGEIDRRINNARGGLARLGVEPGDSVGIIAANRPEWAVLAFATYGRKARYIPMYEKELVATWKYIIADSGLKFLLVSSPEVYEKVKHFPEEIPGLENIYLIDSEGKNSLSALENDGAANPVQPLIPGPDDIAVLIYTSGTTGAPKGVLLSHGNLTYCSRAGYRIYPELTENQVGLSMLPWAHSYALSGELNNWIQFGGSLGFMRDVQTLGDDLRLVRPTYLVSVPRVFNKIYDGIQAKMTDAGETKKALFDKACQIARQRNELVEQGRSPGLWLNIKHRFFDKAVLSKVREAMGGRVTGALTASAAMNKEIALFFYDIGIPIYDCYGLTETAPAVSMNCSSAWRIGSVGKVLEGQKVAIDKSVVEEDAGDGEIVVYGPNVMKGYHNQPEATKEVIMADGGFRTGDRGMFDQDGFLWITGRIKEQYKLSNGKYVFPAVLEEEIKLLAPVANATIYGEGKPYNVCLVVPDFEAAARWAEKNGASAAPGDLIANPAFTEMIENEITRHLKKTFGGYEIPKKFKFLTEDFSVENGMLTQTMKLKRKEVIKNYQNEIENMYG